Genomic segment of Falsibacillus pallidus:
CAAAGGGGGATTTAAAAGACCAAATAGATTGGTATTTAAAACTACCAAAGTAAATATTGGATTAAAGGGGACTTCCCTGTAACATTAAACAAAAGATAAAAAGCTGTTTGTGATGAGTATGAAGATTTCTCAAACAGCTTTTTTAATTATTATTTTGTAGATGTTTAATAAAGACATTACCTTTAAATAAGTGTGGGGAGCCGTATCATAAGTGAGTGGGTTTTTTAATACAGCGAATGATACAATAGCAAAAACTTTCAATGGTTATTAAAGTTTAGCAAAAAATCCTACTAGAAAGAGTATGAACTCTATTCAGGTAGGATTTTATCAATAGTAAAGGTAAAATTTTGAAGGGCTGATGCTTTTAAAGGGTAATTTATATTATTATAAGTAGTAATAAATCATCTATTTAAGGAGATGAAATGATGTTCGGAAAAATTGACTTTAAAAAGCAGCAGCTAGATGCTAAACGCCCACTACCTAAATATACAGTCCAAAGCTTACGCGAAAAGTTATTCTTAGAATGGACATATAATTCAAATGCGATTGAAGGAAATACGTTAACAATCAATGAAACGAAAATAGTACTTGAAGGAATTACTGTTGGTGGTAAAACGATGCGAGAGCATTTAGAGGTCATCAATCACAGAGATGCGATTTCTTATGTAGAAAATATTGTGCATAAAGAGGAGTCCTTTTCAGAATGGCAAATTAAAAATTTGCATCGCCTCGTTTTAAAGGGGATTGATGACGAATATGCTGGTGTGTATCGAAATCAGCAAGTATTTATTTCAGGGGCTGTTCACACACCGCCTCCACCATTTAAAATTCAAGAACAAATGAATACGTTAATGAGTTGGTATGAGGGTGAAGCCCATCAATTACATCCCATTATTAGAGGAGCAATGTTGCATGCCATCTTTGTAGGGATTCATCCTTTTATTGATGGAAATGGGCGAACTTCAAGGCTTTTATTAAACTTAGAATTAATGAAATCGGGCTATCCGCCGATTATTATCCGCGTTGAAAATCGTTTAGCCTACTACAATGCATTAGATAAATCCCATACAACTGAGGATTATGGTGATTTTGTAGAGCTCATAGCTAAAGAAGTAGAGGCATCCTTAGACCTATACTTGAGTGCAGTTTAAAAATCGACTTTAGGTAAGTTATCGGCAAACTTTTCATAAATAGAGCCTTACAAAGCTGCGAAAAGCCAGTTCATATTTTTGAACTGGCTTTTTGATTAATACTCTCCTCTTTCCTCTGCAACCATTCCCCGTTGTCTAGGCGACAAATCCTTAGAAATGGGTGCCTGATCTCCAGTATGGCAAAGTATTATTGTACTGGGGATCTGGCACCAATCGTAAAAATAATGGGAATTTAAGTGGTTAAAATATAATCTGATTGAAAAAAAAAGGTTGAAAAATAAAAGAGGTTAGTGTAATATTACACTAAAGTGGCAG
This window contains:
- a CDS encoding Fic family protein, giving the protein MFGKIDFKKQQLDAKRPLPKYTVQSLREKLFLEWTYNSNAIEGNTLTINETKIVLEGITVGGKTMREHLEVINHRDAISYVENIVHKEESFSEWQIKNLHRLVLKGIDDEYAGVYRNQQVFISGAVHTPPPPFKIQEQMNTLMSWYEGEAHQLHPIIRGAMLHAIFVGIHPFIDGNGRTSRLLLNLELMKSGYPPIIIRVENRLAYYNALDKSHTTEDYGDFVELIAKEVEASLDLYLSAV